The proteins below are encoded in one region of Bacteroidota bacterium:
- a CDS encoding DUF4139 domain-containing protein — protein sequence MRILDKKTSEDMDELSAAQSSANYSQLIETMTNVEFNINLNYTIPSDGVNHLVAIKSDELPAKYYHYLVPKLESEAFLIAKIAGWESLSLLPGTANVFYEGTYVGQTVLNPSVINDTLQLALGRDNGLVITRTKQPSKQNSNFLAGTITKTVGYELRIKSNKSKLINLVIEDQIPVTNNKEIKIELLEAQKANHELSTGLLSWTIDLKPREWQSLKYSYNISFDKNKPVSLN from the coding sequence GTGCGCATCTTAGACAAGAAAACTAGCGAAGACATGGATGAATTAAGTGCAGCCCAATCATCGGCAAATTATTCGCAACTAATTGAAACTATGACGAATGTTGAATTTAATATTAACCTTAACTACACCATTCCATCGGACGGAGTTAACCACCTGGTGGCAATCAAGTCAGATGAGTTACCAGCTAAATACTACCACTACCTGGTGCCTAAGTTGGAGAGCGAAGCATTTCTAATTGCAAAAATTGCAGGCTGGGAATCGCTAAGTTTGTTACCAGGTACAGCCAATGTTTTTTACGAAGGAACGTATGTAGGCCAAACCGTTTTAAACCCATCGGTTATAAATGATACACTTCAACTTGCTCTGGGCAGAGATAATGGCCTGGTTATAACAAGAACAAAACAACCTTCTAAGCAAAATTCTAATTTCCTTGCAGGCACAATAACCAAAACGGTAGGATATGAGTTGCGAATAAAAAGCAACAAATCGAAACTGATAAATCTGGTAATTGAAGATCAGATACCTGTAACCAATAATAAGGAAATTAAGATTGAATTATTGGAAGCTCAAAAAGCAAATCATGAGCTAAGTACAGGATTATTGAGCTGGACCATTGACTTGAAACCGCGCGAATGGCAATCGCTCAAGTATAGCTATAACATATCCTTTGATAAAAATAAGCCTGTAAGCTTAAACTGA
- a CDS encoding sigma-70 family RNA polymerase sigma factor, giving the protein MNNPDTISEEAFVHQLREGNREAYEHLYKHYSAMLFGIILRIVKDEEDAQNLLQDCFVKVWRNMSIYDQTKGRFATWLINIARNTSIDFTRSAYSIKKTQNKSIENYAIQEMKFLQTTHEDAIGVKKMVHGLQPEHKQMIALMYFEGYTQQEISDEFSIPLGTVKTRTRAAMQELRKIFNS; this is encoded by the coding sequence ATGAATAACCCTGATACCATTTCCGAAGAAGCTTTTGTGCATCAACTACGCGAAGGAAACCGCGAAGCATATGAGCATTTATACAAACATTATAGTGCGATGTTGTTTGGCATTATTTTGCGAATTGTAAAGGATGAAGAAGATGCCCAAAACCTCTTACAGGATTGCTTTGTTAAAGTATGGCGCAACATGAGCATATATGATCAAACCAAAGGAAGATTTGCAACCTGGCTTATTAATATTGCCCGCAACACATCTATCGATTTTACCCGCTCGGCTTATTCTATAAAGAAAACGCAAAACAAAAGCATCGAAAATTACGCAATTCAGGAAATGAAGTTTTTACAAACTACCCACGAAGATGCCATAGGTGTAAAAAAAATGGTGCATGGTTTACAACCTGAACACAAGCAAATGATAGCGTTAATGTATTTTGAAGGATATACTCAACAAGAAATATCGGATGAATTTAGCATACCCCTTGGTACGGTAAAAACACGAACGCGTGCTGCCATGCAGGAACTGCGTAAAATTTTTAATTCATGA
- a CDS encoding SOS response-associated peptidase yields the protein MCYNISYLEARAERVKKHYGVQHKLPLLIENVYHISGFAHPQVPVITSEEPHLLQAMQWGLIPNWCKDEEQAMQIRDQTLNAKSETIFEKPSFRAVARKRCLIVVTGFYEWHTLNKHKYPFYIHLKNREFFSLGGIYDTWLNKNTGEVINSFAIITVAANPLMAQIHNTMKRMPFIVPIAKEQEWLQSDLSKDDIKAMMLSYNEQEMEAHTISKRITDRSQSNNTPEVMEPAIYPELAMFGW from the coding sequence ATGTGCTATAATATCAGCTATCTGGAAGCACGTGCAGAACGCGTAAAAAAACATTACGGAGTACAACATAAGTTGCCGTTACTTATAGAAAACGTATATCATATTAGTGGATTCGCGCATCCCCAGGTGCCGGTAATTACTAGCGAAGAACCACACTTGTTGCAAGCAATGCAATGGGGTCTTATTCCTAACTGGTGTAAAGATGAGGAACAGGCAATGCAAATTCGTGATCAAACATTAAATGCAAAATCAGAAACGATATTTGAGAAGCCATCCTTTCGCGCTGTAGCGCGAAAGCGTTGTTTAATTGTGGTTACAGGATTTTATGAGTGGCACACTTTAAATAAGCACAAGTACCCTTTTTATATTCACCTTAAAAATCGTGAGTTCTTTTCGCTTGGTGGCATCTATGATACATGGCTAAATAAGAATACAGGTGAGGTCATTAACTCATTTGCCATTATTACTGTTGCCGCAAACCCGCTGATGGCTCAGATACACAATACCATGAAACGGATGCCCTTTATTGTTCCTATTGCGAAGGAACAGGAATGGCTACAAAGCGATTTATCGAAAGATGATATAAAGGCTATGATGCTTTCTTACAATGAGCAAGAAATGGAAGCTCACACAATAAGCAAAAGAATTACTGATCGTAGTCAGTCAAATAATACTCCTGAAGTTATGGAACCGGCTATTTATCCGGAACTTGCTATGTTTGGTTGGTAG
- a CDS encoding TM2 domain-containing protein, producing MERNFMMMLPGIEPEEILFLNEYTKDLSDNQLRTFMSMYGSKRKDSQTILICTLVGLFAVAGIQRFITNQIGMGILYLLTGGLCLIGTIIDLVNYKKLANEYNQKTAMEVLSITKMSA from the coding sequence ATGGAACGAAACTTTATGATGATGCTTCCAGGCATAGAGCCTGAAGAGATTTTATTTTTGAATGAATACACCAAAGACCTGAGTGATAATCAACTTAGAACATTTATGTCAATGTATGGAAGTAAACGAAAAGACTCGCAAACAATTTTGATTTGTACCCTTGTTGGGTTGTTTGCCGTTGCAGGTATTCAGCGCTTTATAACCAATCAAATTGGAATGGGAATATTATATCTGCTTACTGGTGGCCTTTGTTTAATAGGCACCATCATAGACCTTGTAAATTATAAGAAACTTGCCAACGAGTACAATCAAAAAACAGCAATGGAAGTTCTAAGCATTACTAAAATGAGTGCTTAA
- a CDS encoding DUF2752 domain-containing protein, producing MKQVIANNFELISWVTAIIFLAINPPDTYYPICPSQWLLIHYCPGCGIGRSIGCALRFDFHASWQYHKLGIPATIILLWRIKSLSTNIFNSNKLKST from the coding sequence TTGAAGCAAGTCATAGCTAATAACTTCGAATTAATAAGTTGGGTTACAGCTATTATTTTTTTGGCCATTAATCCTCCTGATACCTATTACCCCATTTGCCCTTCGCAATGGCTGCTAATTCACTATTGCCCTGGTTGCGGTATTGGTCGAAGCATTGGGTGTGCCTTACGATTTGATTTTCATGCATCATGGCAATATCATAAATTAGGAATTCCCGCAACAATAATTTTACTTTGGCGTATCAAATCATTATCCACCAATATTTTTAACAGTAACAAACTTAAATCAACTTAA
- a CDS encoding bifunctional 5,10-methylene-tetrahydrofolate dehydrogenase/5,10-methylene-tetrahydrofolate cyclohydrolase (catalyzes the formation of 5,10-methenyltetrahydrofolate from 5,10-methylenetetrahydrofolate and subsequent formation of 10-formyltetrahydrofolate from 5,10-methenyltetrahydrofolate) yields the protein MQLLDGKIASSFYKQEIKAKVAAHVASGKKAPHLAAIIAGNDGASEAYVGNKIKTCNEIGFESTLIRLSADVTQSELLKHIDGLNNNPAIDGFIVQMPLPKQINVQQVTEAIQPAKDVDGFHPINNGRMMQQQPCYLPATPKGILLLLDYYKIDTQGKHCVILGRSNIVGGPMSVLMSRKASPGNCTVTLCHSGSKNITHFVQQADIVIAALGQPYYVKADMIKEGAVVIDVGITRVTDTTNTKGYRLAGDVDFENVKDKCSYITPVPGGVGLMTIVGLLQNTYSAAIKEVFS from the coding sequence ATGCAATTATTAGATGGAAAAATAGCCTCCTCATTTTATAAACAGGAAATAAAAGCTAAGGTTGCCGCACACGTTGCTTCTGGCAAGAAGGCACCACACCTGGCCGCCATTATTGCCGGCAATGATGGAGCTTCGGAGGCATATGTAGGTAACAAAATTAAAACCTGCAATGAAATAGGATTTGAGTCTACCCTCATTCGCTTATCAGCAGATGTTACACAATCCGAATTGCTTAAACATATAGATGGATTAAATAACAATCCGGCCATTGATGGATTTATTGTTCAGATGCCATTGCCAAAGCAGATTAATGTGCAACAGGTAACCGAGGCTATTCAGCCTGCAAAAGATGTAGATGGATTTCATCCAATAAACAACGGTCGTATGATGCAGCAACAGCCTTGTTATTTACCTGCTACACCCAAGGGCATTCTTCTATTGCTTGACTACTATAAAATTGATACACAGGGCAAGCATTGCGTAATACTTGGTCGTAGTAATATTGTAGGAGGCCCAATGAGCGTACTTATGTCGCGCAAAGCATCGCCCGGCAATTGTACTGTAACACTTTGCCATAGCGGAAGTAAAAATATTACGCACTTTGTTCAGCAAGCCGATATTGTAATTGCAGCGCTTGGTCAACCATATTATGTAAAGGCAGATATGATAAAGGAAGGCGCAGTTGTTATTGATGTAGGGATTACCCGTGTTACAGACACAACCAATACCAAAGGTTACCGACTTGCAGGCGATGTAGATTTCGAAAATGTAAAGGATAAATGTAGTTACATTACTCCAGTGCCCGGTGGAGTAGGGCTTATGACCATAGTAGGTTTATTGCAGAATACGTATAGCGCGGCAATCAAAGAAGTGTTCAGTTAA
- a CDS encoding ABC transporter ATP-binding protein has translation MLKVIDITKSYGAVKVLQGVSMQMQAGEVVALTGASGAGKTTLLQITGTLDLPDSGKILFNDKNILDYSSTQQSRYRNCDIGFVFQFHNLLPEFSALENICIPAFISQQKKHVVEKRAQDLLNYFGLAHRAENKPSQLSGGEQQRIAFARALINNPKLILADEPTGNLDSANANEMHQLIFKLRKDFGQSFLIVTHNQTLAQMADRSLHMVDGKIVE, from the coding sequence TTGCTTAAGGTAATAGATATTACAAAATCTTACGGTGCCGTTAAGGTACTACAAGGTGTAAGTATGCAAATGCAAGCTGGCGAAGTGGTTGCACTAACGGGTGCTTCGGGTGCGGGAAAAACAACATTGCTGCAAATTACCGGAACGCTTGACCTTCCCGATAGTGGTAAAATACTATTTAACGACAAAAATATTCTGGACTACTCTTCTACTCAGCAATCGCGATATCGCAATTGCGATATTGGTTTCGTATTTCAATTTCATAACCTGCTACCGGAATTTAGTGCACTAGAAAATATTTGCATACCAGCATTTATATCGCAACAAAAAAAACATGTGGTAGAGAAACGTGCTCAGGATTTACTCAATTATTTTGGGCTGGCACATCGTGCAGAAAATAAGCCCTCCCAACTATCAGGTGGCGAACAACAACGCATAGCCTTTGCACGGGCATTAATTAATAATCCAAAACTTATATTGGCCGATGAACCTACCGGCAACCTTGATAGTGCCAATGCCAACGAAATGCATCAGCTTATTTTTAAACTTCGTAAAGACTTTGGTCAATCTTTTCTGATTGTAACACACAACCAAACATTGGCACAAATGGCCGACCGCAGCCTGCACATGGTAGATGGAAAAATAGTGGAATAA
- a CDS encoding patatin-like phospholipase family protein, protein MNKVYTLSYKVCLAIVALFMVDDNQANAQKVGLVLSGGGVRAFAHIGVIKALEENNIPIDYITGTSGGALVGSLYACGYSGYEIEAIVTSEEFANAGEGIFPEEMVYTFLKQNPNASWITLKIGIDSVLRARVPSSIVNSAAVDFGLIQYYAKPIAAAGYNFDSLFVPFRCVASDIKSKSQVVFKDGDLGLAVRASMAFPFYFSSVNADGKIMFDGGMYNNFPVDVMLNEFMPDVVIGSSAAGPIEIPFEDNIISQTRTMLTQTTYYNVQRKQDFLVQSNVQFMDVFDFTKVKAAIDSGYVQTLRMIDSIAARIPRCLVPDERKLNRSQFHKALKPFIITEVKTSGVNVDQAFYIKSVVKPSKGPVSLDKIKVGFFRLAQDQNIKYVFPFLKRNLDDSTYTLQLQVRREKDLIVDFGGNFSSRPVNEGFVGVQYNFLGRQALSINGNVYFGKLYNAAYASLRVANPGRYNFYIEPYYSIGRWDYFRSSSSFFEDVKPSYLITDEQKTGVDFSIPIRNRVKVIGNAAFFSIDNKYFQSQQFSTADTADQTTFVGTIYGVQFERNQLNRKMYANRGSNFIFSIKQVQGRELTVLGTSAIVRDTSSQFNSWVRARVVWDNYFFQQRYYSLGIYSELMLSSQQFFANYTASILSAPVFEPTQESKTIFLNKFRAHNYVGLGIKNVFSINRSFDFRIEGYIFQPFQEILRGANDLKATYGIPFNKRYLIGAAYLVYNTPLCPISIGFNYYANEPKPTTFMFHVGYILFNRRVID, encoded by the coding sequence ATGAACAAAGTATATACCCTCAGTTACAAAGTTTGCCTTGCAATTGTTGCTTTGTTTATGGTAGATGATAATCAGGCAAATGCGCAAAAGGTTGGCTTGGTGCTTAGCGGAGGAGGCGTACGTGCTTTCGCACATATTGGGGTGATAAAAGCGCTGGAGGAAAATAATATTCCCATCGACTACATTACAGGGACATCGGGCGGGGCCTTGGTAGGAAGCCTTTATGCCTGTGGCTATAGTGGGTACGAAATAGAAGCTATTGTTACCAGTGAAGAATTTGCCAATGCTGGCGAAGGTATTTTTCCTGAGGAAATGGTTTATACTTTTTTGAAACAAAATCCCAATGCATCGTGGATTACGTTAAAAATTGGAATCGATTCCGTATTACGGGCACGCGTACCATCAAGCATAGTCAACTCAGCAGCAGTTGATTTTGGTTTAATACAGTATTATGCCAAGCCAATAGCTGCGGCCGGTTATAATTTTGATAGCCTCTTTGTGCCATTCAGATGTGTGGCGAGCGATATAAAATCGAAATCGCAGGTTGTGTTTAAAGATGGCGACCTTGGTCTTGCTGTGCGTGCATCTATGGCATTTCCATTTTATTTTTCAAGTGTGAATGCGGATGGTAAAATAATGTTTGATGGAGGAATGTATAATAATTTTCCGGTTGATGTAATGCTTAACGAGTTCATGCCTGATGTAGTTATTGGAAGCAGCGCTGCAGGCCCCATCGAAATTCCTTTTGAGGATAATATCATTTCGCAAACGCGAACCATGCTCACTCAAACCACCTACTATAATGTGCAACGCAAGCAGGATTTTTTAGTTCAGAGCAATGTGCAGTTTATGGATGTTTTTGATTTTACAAAAGTAAAGGCAGCTATTGATTCTGGCTATGTGCAAACCTTACGCATGATTGACAGCATTGCAGCTCGTATTCCCCGATGTCTGGTGCCTGACGAGCGAAAACTGAATCGCTCTCAATTTCATAAGGCGCTCAAACCTTTTATTATAACCGAAGTTAAAACTTCAGGTGTAAATGTCGATCAGGCGTTTTATATCAAATCGGTTGTTAAGCCATCAAAGGGCCCTGTAAGTTTAGATAAAATTAAGGTTGGTTTTTTTAGGCTCGCACAAGATCAAAATATAAAATATGTTTTTCCCTTTTTAAAAAGGAATCTTGATGATAGCACCTATACATTGCAGTTACAAGTTCGCAGAGAAAAAGACTTGATAGTAGATTTTGGCGGAAACTTTTCATCACGTCCGGTAAACGAAGGTTTTGTTGGTGTTCAATATAATTTTTTAGGAAGACAGGCTCTCTCCATAAATGGAAACGTATATTTTGGTAAACTGTATAATGCTGCCTATGCATCGCTGCGAGTTGCCAATCCGGGGCGGTATAATTTTTATATAGAGCCTTATTACTCTATTGGCAGGTGGGATTATTTCAGGAGCAGCAGTTCTTTCTTTGAAGATGTAAAGCCAAGCTATCTGATAACAGATGAACAAAAAACAGGTGTTGATTTCTCTATTCCTATTCGCAACAGGGTAAAGGTTATTGGTAATGCTGCATTTTTTTCAATCGATAATAAATATTTTCAGTCGCAACAGTTTAGCACAGCTGATACCGCAGACCAAACAACTTTTGTAGGCACCATTTATGGTGTTCAATTTGAGCGCAATCAGCTCAATCGTAAAATGTATGCTAACCGTGGCAGCAATTTCATTTTTTCGATAAAGCAGGTACAGGGCCGTGAGTTAACGGTACTTGGCACGTCAGCCATAGTGCGCGATACCTCGTCACAGTTTAACTCGTGGGTGCGTGCGCGTGTGGTATGGGATAATTATTTTTTTCAACAGCGCTATTACAGCCTTGGCATTTATAGCGAATTGATGCTAAGTAGCCAACAGTTTTTTGCAAATTATACGGCAAGTATTTTATCTGCACCGGTGTTTGAACCTACTCAAGAAAGTAAAACCATCTTCCTTAATAAATTCAGAGCACACAATTACGTTGGATTGGGAATTAAAAATGTATTTAGCATCAATCGCAGTTTTGATTTTCGTATTGAGGGATATATTTTTCAGCCCTTTCAGGAAATATTGCGTGGAGCCAATGATTTAAAAGCCACCTATGGTATTCCCTTTAATAAGCGCTATTTGATTGGTGCCGCCTACCTTGTTTACAATACGCCTTTATGCCCAATCAGTATAGGTTTTAATTATTATGCCAACGAACCAAAGCCCACTACATTCATGTTTCATGTTGGGTATATCTTGTTTAATAGAAGGGTGATAGATTAG
- a CDS encoding metallophosphatase domain-containing protein, with protein MKFVVISDTHGQHEKLVLPQGDAIIHAGDLTKRGYRSEVIDFLKWYTELDFKYKIFIAGNHDFLFEQNPEVIEDLLPQNLIYLFDQSVTIEGIKIHGSPIQPWFHDWAFNRQRGEDIQRHWNLIPPDTDILITHGPPAGMLDRLAMGIDVGCENLKTTVEKIKPKFHIFGHIHESYGIRILEGVTYINACILNEDYIIQNEPLTFDFEGV; from the coding sequence ATGAAATTTGTTGTAATAAGTGATACCCATGGTCAGCATGAAAAGCTTGTATTGCCTCAGGGGGATGCCATTATACATGCAGGAGACCTTACCAAAAGAGGGTACAGGTCAGAAGTGATTGATTTTTTAAAATGGTATACGGAGCTAGATTTCAAATACAAAATATTTATTGCCGGTAATCACGATTTTTTGTTTGAGCAAAATCCCGAAGTTATAGAAGATCTACTTCCACAAAATCTGATTTATCTTTTTGACCAATCAGTAACTATAGAAGGAATTAAAATTCATGGATCACCTATTCAACCATGGTTTCACGATTGGGCTTTTAACAGGCAACGTGGAGAAGATATACAACGGCACTGGAATTTAATACCACCTGATACGGATATACTAATAACCCACGGACCTCCAGCCGGAATGCTTGATCGCCTTGCAATGGGTATTGATGTTGGCTGCGAAAATCTGAAAACAACAGTTGAGAAAATTAAACCAAAGTTCCACATTTTTGGCCACATACACGAGAGTTATGGTATTCGAATACTAGAGGGTGTTACGTATATAAATGCCTGCATTTTAAATGAAGACTATATCATACAGAATGAACCTTTGACTTTTGATTTTGAAGGGGTATAA
- a CDS encoding DUF1015 domain-containing protein, with the protein MAILKPFRAVRPRPEFAANVASRPYDVLNEMEAKTEAGDNALSFYHVIKPEIDCPDDMDHYAPEVYAKGKENFDRMLNEGVFLQEEKPCIYIYRQTMMGREQYGIVGLASIEDYFNDIVKKHELTRPEKEEDRKNHVRVGQMHSEPVFYAIRQVAALDHMVKRATEKNPVYDFIADDAIGHTVWVVDDDLLISDIVEAFAAIPYTYVADGHHRTAAAALVGRELAKANSTHTGNEAYNFFLAVHFPDNQLSIIDYNRVVKDLNSLTTAQFLEKLNHGFNVENMGNEIYKPQKLHELSLYCEGIWYRLTARLGTYNDSDPIGVLDVTILSEQVLSPLLGIHDLRTDKRIDFVGGIRGLGELKKRVDSGEMKAAFALYPVSMKQLMDIADSGKIMPPKTTWFEPKLRSGLLIHKF; encoded by the coding sequence ATGGCAATATTAAAACCATTCAGGGCTGTGCGCCCACGTCCTGAATTTGCAGCAAATGTGGCTTCGCGACCTTATGATGTGTTAAATGAGATGGAAGCAAAAACCGAAGCTGGTGACAATGCACTTTCGTTCTACCATGTAATTAAACCCGAAATAGATTGCCCCGATGATATGGATCACTATGCGCCTGAAGTGTATGCGAAAGGCAAAGAAAATTTTGATCGAATGTTGAACGAGGGAGTCTTTCTTCAGGAAGAAAAACCATGTATTTATATCTACCGCCAAACGATGATGGGACGCGAACAATATGGCATAGTTGGATTAGCCAGCATCGAAGATTATTTTAATGACATTGTTAAGAAACATGAGCTAACCCGACCCGAAAAAGAGGAAGACAGAAAGAATCATGTGCGCGTGGGCCAAATGCATTCAGAACCGGTTTTTTACGCCATCAGGCAAGTAGCAGCACTTGATCATATGGTGAAGCGCGCTACAGAAAAAAATCCTGTGTATGATTTTATTGCTGATGATGCCATTGGCCATACCGTGTGGGTGGTAGATGATGATTTACTCATATCTGATATTGTTGAAGCTTTTGCCGCCATTCCATATACCTACGTAGCCGATGGGCATCACCGCACTGCTGCTGCTGCTTTGGTGGGGCGTGAGCTTGCCAAGGCAAACTCAACTCATACAGGAAACGAGGCTTATAATTTTTTCCTGGCTGTGCATTTCCCCGACAATCAATTAAGTATAATTGATTACAACCGAGTGGTTAAGGATTTGAATAGTCTAACTACCGCACAATTTTTAGAGAAGCTTAATCATGGTTTTAATGTTGAAAACATGGGTAATGAAATTTATAAACCACAAAAATTGCATGAGTTAAGCTTATACTGCGAAGGTATATGGTATAGGTTGACAGCGCGGTTGGGCACTTATAATGATAGCGACCCTATTGGTGTTCTCGATGTTACGATATTATCTGAGCAAGTATTGTCACCATTGCTTGGCATTCATGATTTACGTACGGATAAGCGTATTGATTTTGTTGGAGGAATCAGAGGTCTTGGTGAATTAAAAAAACGTGTGGATAGTGGAGAAATGAAAGCCGCTTTTGCCTTATATCCTGTAAGCATGAAACAGTTGATGGACATTGCAGATTCAGGAAAAATAATGCCTCCCAAAACCACGTGGTTTGAACCAAAACTGCGAAGTGGCTTACTGATACATAAGTTTTGA